A part of Lacinutrix sp. 5H-3-7-4 genomic DNA contains:
- the sucC gene encoding ADP-forming succinate--CoA ligase subunit beta, translated as MNLHEYQGKELLSSFGVRIQRGIVAQNADEAVTAAKKLTEDTGTGWHVIKAQVHAGGRGKGGGVKLAKNLDEVKSIANDIIGMDLVTPQTSAEGKRVHQVLVAEDVYYPGDSEPEEYYMSVLLNRGTGRNMIMYSTEGGMDIETVAEETPHLIFTEEIDPATGILPFQARKVAFNLGLSGAAFKDMTKFVTSLYTAYVKSDSSLFEINPVLKTSDDKIMAVDAKVTLDANALYRHKDLAELRDIREESPIEVEAGELGLNYVDLDGNVGCMVNGAGLAMATMDLIKQAGGEPANFLDVGGTADAKRVEAAFRIILKDPAVKAILINIFGGIVRCDRVAQGVVDAYKNMGDAINVPIIVRLQGTNADIAKELIDSSGLDVMSATEFQEAADKVQTVLA; from the coding sequence ATGAATTTACACGAATATCAAGGAAAAGAATTATTAAGCAGCTTTGGCGTACGTATCCAACGCGGTATAGTTGCACAAAACGCTGATGAAGCTGTAACTGCAGCTAAAAAGCTAACAGAAGATACCGGAACAGGATGGCACGTAATTAAAGCTCAAGTTCACGCCGGTGGTCGTGGAAAAGGTGGTGGCGTAAAGCTTGCTAAAAACTTAGACGAAGTAAAATCTATCGCTAATGATATTATTGGTATGGATTTAGTGACACCTCAAACTTCTGCAGAAGGTAAGCGTGTACACCAAGTTTTAGTAGCAGAAGATGTTTACTATCCAGGAGATTCTGAGCCAGAAGAATATTACATGTCTGTACTTTTAAATAGAGGAACTGGACGTAATATGATTATGTATTCTACAGAAGGTGGAATGGATATTGAAACTGTAGCAGAAGAAACGCCACATTTAATTTTTACTGAAGAAATAGATCCTGCAACTGGAATTTTACCATTTCAAGCACGTAAAGTTGCTTTTAACTTAGGTTTATCTGGAGCAGCATTTAAAGACATGACAAAATTTGTAACGTCTTTATATACAGCTTACGTAAAATCTGATTCTTCTTTATTTGAAATCAATCCTGTTTTAAAAACAAGTGACGATAAAATAATGGCAGTAGATGCTAAAGTAACTTTAGACGCTAATGCATTATACAGACATAAAGATTTAGCCGAGTTACGTGACATACGTGAAGAAAGCCCAATTGAAGTTGAAGCTGGTGAATTAGGACTTAACTATGTAGATCTTGACGGTAACGTTGGGTGTATGGTAAATGGTGCTGGTTTAGCAATGGCAACAATGGATTTAATTAAACAAGCTGGTGGAGAACCTGCAAACTTTTTAGACGTTGGTGGTACTGCAGATGCTAAACGTGTTGAAGCAGCTTTTAGAATTATATTAAAAGATCCAGCTGTAAAAGCAATTTTAATAAACATTTTTGGTGGTATTGTACGTTGTGATCGTGTAGCACAAGGAGTTGTAGATGCATACAAGAATATGGGTGACGCTATAAACGTTCCAATTATTGTACGTTTACAAGGTACTAAT
- the lysA gene encoding diaminopimelate decarboxylase → MKQNTLLQIAKDFESPVYVYDSQTITNQYKRLTSAFNKVKNVKINYAVKALSNISILKLMRSLGAGLDTVSIQEVQLGLAAGFKAEDIIFTPNGVSLLEIETVAKLGCQINIDNLSILEQFGTKHPKIPVCIRINPHVMAGGNTNISVGHIDSKFGISIHQIPHILRIVENTNMTINGIHMHTGSDILDIDVFLYASEILFETAKNFKNLEFIDFGSGFKVPYKTGDIETNIEEFGDKLSARFNTFCKNYGKALTLAFEPGKFLVSEAGQFLAKVNVVKQTTSTVFAQVDSGFNHLIRPMLYGSQHEIENISNPNGRERFYSVVGYICETDTFANNRRIAEIRENDILAFKNAGAYCYSMASNYNSRYRPAEVLWHNGEAHLIRKRETFDDILRNQIEIDLKPKKVKV, encoded by the coding sequence ATGAAACAAAACACCTTATTACAAATTGCTAAAGATTTTGAAAGTCCAGTATATGTTTACGACTCTCAAACTATAACAAACCAGTACAAACGTTTAACTTCTGCTTTTAATAAGGTTAAAAATGTTAAAATAAACTATGCTGTAAAAGCATTGTCTAATATTTCTATTTTAAAATTAATGCGATCGCTTGGAGCTGGTTTAGATACTGTATCTATTCAAGAAGTACAATTAGGCTTAGCTGCTGGTTTTAAAGCAGAAGATATAATTTTTACTCCTAACGGTGTCTCACTTTTAGAAATTGAAACAGTGGCTAAACTTGGGTGCCAAATTAATATAGATAACTTATCTATACTTGAGCAATTTGGTACTAAACATCCAAAAATTCCTGTTTGTATTCGTATTAATCCTCATGTTATGGCTGGCGGAAATACTAATATTTCTGTAGGACATATTGATAGTAAATTTGGTATTTCTATTCACCAAATACCACATATACTACGTATTGTAGAAAATACAAACATGACTATTAATGGTATTCACATGCATACAGGAAGTGATATTTTAGATATAGATGTATTTTTATATGCTAGTGAAATACTTTTTGAAACGGCTAAGAATTTTAAAAACTTAGAGTTTATAGATTTTGGTTCTGGCTTTAAAGTACCTTATAAAACAGGAGATATTGAAACTAATATTGAAGAGTTTGGAGACAAACTTTCGGCAAGATTTAATACCTTTTGTAAAAACTATGGTAAAGCACTAACACTTGCCTTTGAACCTGGTAAATTTTTAGTTAGTGAAGCTGGACAATTTTTAGCTAAAGTAAATGTAGTAAAACAAACTACCTCAACAGTTTTTGCTCAAGTAGATTCTGGTTTTAATCATTTAATTAGACCTATGCTTTATGGCTCTCAACATGAAATAGAAAATATTTCTAACCCTAATGGTAGAGAACGTTTTTACAGTGTTGTTGGTTATATATGCGAGACAGATACTTTTGCTAACAATAGGCGTATTGCCGAAATAAGAGAAAACGACATTTTAGCTTTTAAAAATGCTGGAGCTTATTGCTACTCTATGGCAAGTAATTATAATTCACGTTATCGTCCCGCTGAAGTTTTATGGCACAATGGTGAAGCACACTTAATTAGAAAACGTGAAACCTTTGATGATATTTTACGTAACCAAATAGAGATTGATTTAAAACCTAAAAAGGTTAAAGTTTAG
- a CDS encoding PAS domain S-box protein, with protein MPKNAQKNIISNEFQDEQFIDKIQHSLAVGSWEVNLKTNTLKWSEVTKKIHEVDSDYIPTLDTGINFYKEGKHREHITTLFNNAVENCEGFDDEFIIITVNGNEKWVRSIGYPILEDNKCVLVRGVFQDITEKTQKNIEITYKENLFRSFFEYSLTGLAIVGLKGQWLKVNKSTSNILGYTEAEFLETNFMSITHEEDKHIGFKEVKLMVNNELDNFQADKRYIHKDGSTVHCQISVSIVRDDNNKPLHFITNINNISKSKKAKAEIKNLLAISSKQNERLLNFAHIVSHNLRSHAGNLDMLIGLKKEDYPESTNNEYFPHIEKAVKNLNETISNLNEVAIQNIIEIENLKSINLLQFTTNAISNIKALRIANNANIEVFIDEKTSVKAIPAYLDSILINLLTNAIKYKSPDRDPEIELTVKQIDTYMVLEIADNGMGIDLDRHGKKLFGMYNVFHKNKDAKGIGLFISKNQIESIGGKIEVESTVGQGTKFKLFFKYE; from the coding sequence ATGCCCAAAAACGCACAAAAAAATATAATTTCTAATGAATTTCAAGACGAACAATTCATAGATAAAATACAACATTCACTTGCAGTTGGTTCTTGGGAAGTTAACCTAAAAACTAATACTTTAAAATGGAGTGAGGTAACCAAAAAAATTCATGAAGTTGATAGCGATTATATACCTACTCTAGATACCGGAATCAATTTTTATAAAGAAGGTAAACATAGAGAACATATTACTACACTTTTTAACAACGCTGTTGAAAATTGTGAAGGATTTGATGATGAATTTATAATTATAACTGTAAATGGAAATGAAAAATGGGTAAGATCTATTGGTTACCCTATATTAGAAGATAACAAATGCGTGTTGGTTAGAGGCGTTTTTCAAGATATAACCGAAAAAACCCAGAAAAATATAGAGATTACGTATAAAGAGAATTTATTTAGATCCTTCTTTGAATATTCTCTTACTGGATTAGCCATTGTAGGTTTAAAAGGCCAATGGCTAAAAGTAAATAAAAGCACATCTAATATATTAGGTTATACAGAAGCTGAATTTTTAGAAACTAATTTTATGTCTATAACTCATGAAGAGGATAAACATATTGGTTTTAAAGAGGTAAAACTTATGGTAAATAATGAGCTTGACAATTTTCAAGCAGATAAAAGATATATCCATAAAGACGGTAGCACAGTACATTGCCAAATTTCGGTATCTATCGTAAGGGACGACAATAATAAACCTTTACATTTTATTACCAACATCAACAATATATCTAAATCTAAAAAAGCTAAAGCAGAAATAAAAAACTTACTAGCAATCTCTTCAAAACAAAATGAGCGCTTATTAAATTTTGCACATATCGTGTCGCATAATTTAAGATCTCATGCTGGTAATTTAGATATGCTTATAGGTTTAAAAAAAGAAGATTATCCAGAAAGCACTAATAATGAATACTTTCCTCATATAGAAAAAGCTGTAAAAAATTTAAATGAAACGATATCAAACTTGAATGAGGTTGCAATTCAAAATATAATTGAAATAGAGAATTTAAAGTCTATAAATTTATTGCAGTTTACTACAAACGCAATTAGTAATATAAAAGCATTACGTATCGCCAATAATGCTAACATTGAAGTTTTTATTGACGAAAAAACATCTGTAAAAGCTATACCTGCTTATTTAGATAGTATTTTAATTAACTTACTAACTAATGCCATTAAGTACAAAAGCCCAGATAGAGATCCAGAGATAGAATTAACTGTAAAACAAATTGACACCTATATGGTTTTAGAAATTGCAGATAATGGTATGGGAATAGATTTAGATAGACATGGTAAAAAACTATTTGGCATGTATAACGTTTTTCATAAAAACAAAGATGCAAAAGGCATAGGATTATTTATCTCAAAAAATCAAATTGAATCTATTGGCGGTAAAATTGAAGTAGAAAGTACAGTTGGACAAGGCACAAAATTTAAACTCTTTTTTAAATATGAATAG
- a CDS encoding two-component system response regulator — MNSVQLTCLIDDDPIYIFALKKLFKNLNFSEGFIVYNNGEDAINGLIEITNNGKPFPNLILLDINMPIMDGWQFLDDYINTSLNKNTPIYITSSSIKESDLKKAKKNTLVRHYINKPLTKETVSFIKKDLEQV; from the coding sequence ATGAATAGTGTTCAATTAACTTGTTTAATAGATGATGATCCAATCTATATTTTTGCTCTAAAAAAGTTGTTTAAAAATCTTAATTTTAGTGAAGGCTTTATTGTTTACAATAATGGTGAGGATGCTATTAACGGTTTAATTGAAATTACTAACAACGGCAAACCTTTTCCAAATCTTATTTTACTAGATATTAATATGCCTATTATGGATGGGTGGCAATTTCTTGATGATTATATAAATACAAGTTTAAATAAAAATACACCTATTTACATTACTAGTTCTTCAATTAAAGAAAGTGACTTGAAAAAAGCTAAAAAAAACACATTAGTAAGACATTATATAAATAAACCTTTAACTAAAGAAACTGTTTCTTTTATAAAAAAAGATTTAGAACAAGTTTAG
- a CDS encoding glyoxalase/bleomycin resistance/extradiol dioxygenase family protein: protein MPKPILHQIHPILPVKNVVEALTFYVKKLGFKIAFADDSKNPKYAGITRDGVEIHLQWHDEKEWEIGFNTPMLRIVTEHIENLYEEYKFRGIISDKTTLRKTNWETVEFAFYDLDNNGLTFYSTHN, encoded by the coding sequence ATGCCAAAACCAATATTGCATCAAATACATCCCATTTTACCAGTTAAAAATGTAGTAGAAGCATTAACATTTTATGTAAAAAAATTAGGTTTTAAAATAGCATTTGCAGATGATTCTAAAAACCCAAAGTATGCAGGTATAACTCGTGATGGTGTAGAAATACATTTACAATGGCATGATGAAAAAGAATGGGAGATAGGTTTCAATACACCAATGTTACGTATAGTTACAGAACATATAGAAAACCTTTACGAAGAATATAAGTTTCGTGGTATTATAAGTGATAAAACAACTTTAAGAAAAACAAATTGGGAAACTGTAGAATTTGCATTTTATGATTTAGATAATAACGGACTTACGTTCTACAGTACGCATAACTAA
- a CDS encoding M20/M25/M40 family metallo-hydrolase produces MKLKLIFAALFLSVNVFSQNDKETLKTIYSQSLTNGKSYHWLDHLSNQIGGRLSGSVNAEKAVQYTKAELEKLGLDKVWLQEVMVPKWERGEKEVGYFTTLGKQINVNICALGGSVATPKTGLKAKVVEVKSFEELAKLGTSVKGKIVFFNGAMNPELINTFEAYGGCSKQRYAGAYEAGKLGALGVIVRSLNLREDNFPHTGSMGYLDLPNNQRIPSAAISTNDANILSKALKNDKNLEFYFKQNCKQFEDVLSYNVIGEITGSEFPNEYMVVGGHLDSWDLGDGSHDDGAGVVQSMDVLRLLKESGVKPKRTIRVVLFMNEENGLRGGKKYAEEAKRKNENHVFALESDSGGFTPRGFSFDCSEANLNKVLSWEPLFKPYLIHYFEKGYSGADIGPLKNDNIVLAGLRPDSQRYFDHHHAANDTFDAVNKRELELGAATMTSLIYLFDKYGTSTINNINEIKD; encoded by the coding sequence ATGAAACTAAAACTTATTTTCGCAGCACTATTTTTATCAGTTAACGTGTTCTCACAAAACGATAAAGAAACCCTAAAAACTATTTACAGTCAATCACTAACAAACGGTAAATCTTACCACTGGTTAGACCATTTATCAAACCAAATAGGCGGTAGGCTATCTGGTTCTGTAAATGCAGAAAAAGCCGTGCAATACACAAAAGCCGAATTAGAAAAATTAGGTTTAGATAAAGTATGGCTTCAAGAAGTTATGGTACCAAAATGGGAACGTGGAGAAAAAGAAGTTGGTTATTTTACAACTTTAGGAAAACAAATAAATGTAAATATTTGTGCTTTAGGAGGATCTGTTGCAACTCCCAAAACAGGATTAAAAGCTAAAGTCGTAGAAGTAAAAAGCTTTGAAGAATTAGCTAAATTAGGAACAAGTGTAAAAGGTAAAATTGTATTTTTTAATGGCGCAATGAATCCAGAGTTAATAAATACATTCGAAGCCTATGGAGGTTGTTCAAAACAACGCTATGCAGGAGCATACGAAGCAGGTAAATTAGGAGCGCTTGGTGTAATTGTAAGATCTTTAAATTTACGAGAAGATAATTTTCCGCACACAGGTAGTATGGGTTATCTAGACTTACCAAATAACCAACGCATACCAAGTGCAGCAATAAGTACAAACGATGCAAATATTTTATCTAAAGCTTTAAAAAATGATAAAAATCTAGAATTTTATTTTAAACAAAATTGTAAACAGTTTGAAGATGTTTTGTCCTATAACGTAATAGGAGAAATTACAGGAAGCGAATTTCCAAACGAGTATATGGTAGTTGGTGGTCACTTAGATTCTTGGGATTTGGGCGACGGTTCTCATGATGATGGCGCAGGAGTTGTACAATCTATGGATGTATTACGTTTGTTAAAAGAAAGTGGTGTAAAACCAAAACGAACTATTAGAGTTGTTTTGTTTATGAATGAAGAAAATGGATTACGCGGTGGTAAAAAATATGCTGAAGAAGCAAAACGTAAAAACGAAAATCATGTGTTTGCTTTAGAGAGCGACTCTGGTGGTTTTACACCAAGAGGTTTTAGTTTTGATTGTAGTGAAGCTAACTTAAATAAAGTATTAAGTTGGGAGCCATTATTTAAACCTTATTTAATTCATTATTTTGAAAAAGGATATAGTGGCGCAGATATTGGCCCATTAAAAAATGATAATATAGTTTTAGCAGGATTACGTCCAGATTCACAACGTTATTTTGATCATCACCATGCTGCAAACGATACTTTTGATGCTGTTAATAAAAGGGAGTTAGAATTAGGAGCAGCAACCATGACAAGCTTAATTTATCTTTTCGATAAATATGGAACTTCAACAATTAATAATATAAACGAAATAAAAGATTAA
- a CDS encoding PPK2 family polyphosphate kinase yields MKDINIKDHIITSKIKLSNLPTILDLEESDDEVKDKLKKVRKKLGKLQDTLYAHGKYSVLVCLQGMDTSGKDSLIREVFKDFNARGVEVMSFKVPTSLELKHDYLWRHYIALPARGKFGVHNRTHYENVLVTRVHPNYILGENLPDINTVEDVNEAFWDKRFEQINNFEKHLVENGTIIFKFFMNLSKKEQKNRLLRRLDLKEKNWKFSAGDLKERKLWDDYMFCYQDAINRTSKAHAPWFNIPADNKPSARLAVATILYETLNKYNNIKEPELDAKTKANIDLYRQQLNNE; encoded by the coding sequence ATGAAAGACATTAACATAAAAGACCATATAATCACATCAAAAATAAAACTATCTAATCTACCTACAATTTTAGATTTAGAAGAAAGTGATGATGAGGTAAAAGATAAATTAAAAAAAGTACGTAAAAAATTAGGGAAACTTCAGGATACGCTATATGCGCATGGTAAATATTCCGTTTTGGTATGTTTACAAGGTATGGACACCTCTGGTAAAGACAGTTTAATACGTGAGGTTTTTAAAGATTTTAATGCACGTGGAGTTGAAGTAATGAGCTTTAAAGTACCAACCAGTTTAGAATTAAAGCACGATTATTTATGGAGGCATTACATAGCATTACCTGCTCGCGGAAAATTTGGAGTTCACAATCGCACGCACTATGAAAATGTATTAGTAACACGTGTTCATCCAAATTATATATTAGGAGAAAATTTACCAGATATTAATACTGTAGAAGATGTAAATGAAGCATTTTGGGATAAACGTTTTGAGCAGATAAACAACTTCGAAAAGCATTTAGTAGAAAATGGCACCATAATATTTAAGTTTTTTATGAACTTATCTAAAAAAGAACAAAAAAATAGATTATTACGTCGTTTAGATTTAAAAGAAAAAAACTGGAAATTTTCAGCAGGTGATTTAAAAGAACGTAAACTATGGGATGATTATATGTTTTGTTACCAGGACGCTATAAATAGAACCTCTAAAGCACATGCACCTTGGTTTAATATTCCAGCAGATAATAAACCCTCAGCACGATTAGCAGTAGCTACAATTTTGTACGAAACACTAAATAAGTATAACAATATTAAAGAGCCAGAATTAGATGCTAAAACTAAAGCAAATATAGATTTATACCGCCAACAATTAAATAACGAATAA
- a CDS encoding sigma-54 dependent transcriptional regulator — protein sequence MPKILVIEDEAAIRRVLVKILTEENDKYAVEEAEDGLVGIEKIKKDDYDLVLCDIKMPKMDGVEVLEAVRKIKPEIPMVMISGHGDLDTAVNTMRLGAFDYISKPPDLNRLLNTVRNALDRKELFVENKILKKKVSKKYEMVGESEAISQIKSIIDKVAPTDARVLITGPNGTGKELVAHWLHQKSERAKGPMIEVNCAAIPSELIESELFGHVKGAFTSAAKDRAGKFEAANGGTIFLDEIGDMSLSAQAKVLRALQESRIQRVGSDKDIKVDVRVVAATNKNLKKEIEDGKFREDLYHRLAVILVKVPALNDRRGDIPLLINHFAKKISAEQGTAQKSFSEKAIKLLQEYDWTGNIRELRNVVERLIILGGVEVSEQDVKLFASK from the coding sequence ATGCCAAAAATATTAGTAATAGAAGACGAAGCTGCAATAAGAAGGGTTTTAGTTAAAATTTTAACCGAAGAAAACGATAAATATGCAGTCGAAGAAGCCGAAGACGGTTTAGTTGGTATAGAAAAGATAAAAAAGGACGATTACGATTTAGTATTGTGCGACATTAAAATGCCAAAAATGGATGGTGTTGAAGTGCTTGAAGCAGTTAGAAAAATTAAACCAGAAATCCCAATGGTAATGATATCTGGACACGGCGATTTAGATACAGCAGTTAATACTATGAGGTTAGGTGCTTTTGATTATATATCAAAACCACCAGATTTAAACAGATTGCTAAATACAGTACGTAATGCTTTAGATAGAAAAGAGCTTTTTGTAGAAAACAAAATCTTAAAAAAGAAAGTTAGCAAAAAGTATGAAATGGTAGGAGAAAGCGAAGCCATATCTCAAATTAAAAGTATTATAGATAAAGTAGCTCCAACAGATGCACGTGTATTAATTACAGGACCCAATGGAACAGGAAAAGAATTAGTCGCACACTGGTTACACCAAAAAAGTGAGCGAGCAAAAGGCCCAATGATAGAAGTAAACTGCGCAGCAATACCTAGTGAGCTTATAGAGAGTGAGTTATTTGGCCATGTAAAAGGTGCGTTTACTAGTGCAGCAAAAGATAGAGCAGGAAAATTTGAAGCCGCAAACGGAGGTACCATTTTTTTAGATGAAATAGGAGACATGAGTCTATCTGCTCAAGCAAAAGTATTACGAGCATTACAAGAAAGCCGTATACAACGTGTTGGTAGTGACAAAGATATTAAAGTAGATGTTCGTGTAGTTGCAGCAACAAATAAAAACCTTAAAAAAGAAATTGAAGACGGTAAGTTTAGAGAAGACTTATATCATAGACTAGCCGTTATTTTAGTAAAAGTTCCAGCATTAAACGACAGGCGAGGAGATATACCATTACTAATCAATCATTTTGCAAAAAAGATTTCTGCAGAGCAAGGTACAGCTCAAAAAAGTTTTTCAGAAAAAGCTATAAAATTATTGCAAGAATACGACTGGACAGGAAACATACGTGAGCTACGTAACGTGGTAGAACGTTTAATAATTTTGGGTGGAGTAGAAGTTAGCGAGCAAGATGTAAAGTTATTTGCAAGCAAGTAA
- a CDS encoding DUF6268 family outer membrane beta-barrel protein produces the protein MLKENCLKLLLTILIIISFQPVSAQLTDLARIEYSYIPKGNSEDSFKRFRTLLNYPIELKNDSYLIIGGEYSNIDFDIEDHYPFETNNLSQLHIIDFNLAYTFKVSEKWRLGAKIAPRIASTLREKIGGDDIFLNGGVYAVNDRTKDESAKKPYRLIVGLTYNSTAGIPLPLPFVSYYRRVNKHWSFNLGIPKTNVKYFFNEKNIVQLYTSIDGYFANIQGPLLVNDQQADNISLSVIVTGLGYEYCFTKNLLWYAYTGYTLSMNNRLRDSDREEVFKLDNVNTLYFRSGIKFKI, from the coding sequence ATGCTAAAAGAAAATTGTCTAAAACTATTATTAACTATATTAATTATTATTTCTTTTCAACCCGTTTCTGCTCAGCTCACAGACCTAGCTAGAATTGAATATTCCTATATTCCAAAAGGAAATTCTGAAGATAGTTTTAAAAGGTTTAGAACGCTTTTAAATTATCCAATAGAGTTAAAAAATGATAGTTATTTAATTATAGGTGGAGAATATAGTAATATAGATTTTGATATAGAAGATCATTATCCATTTGAAACTAATAATTTAAGTCAATTACATATAATAGATTTTAATTTAGCATACACATTTAAAGTAAGTGAAAAATGGAGGTTAGGAGCTAAAATAGCACCAAGAATAGCTTCTACTTTAAGAGAGAAAATAGGTGGAGATGATATTTTTTTAAATGGTGGTGTATATGCTGTAAACGATCGTACAAAAGACGAATCTGCTAAAAAACCTTATAGATTAATAGTAGGTTTAACATATAATAGTACAGCAGGAATACCATTACCATTACCATTTGTAAGTTATTACAGACGTGTAAATAAACATTGGTCTTTTAACCTAGGTATACCAAAAACAAACGTTAAATACTTTTTTAACGAAAAAAATATCGTGCAACTTTACACAAGTATAGATGGCTATTTTGCTAATATTCAAGGTCCATTATTGGTAAATGATCAACAAGCAGATAATATTTCATTATCTGTTATTGTTACAGGTTTGGGTTACGAGTACTGTTTTACTAAAAACCTTTTGTGGTATGCTTATACAGGCTATACTTTAAGCATGAACAATAGATTAAGAGATAGTGACAGAGAAGAAGTATTTAAATTAGATAACGTAAACACTCTATATTTTAGAAGTGGAATAAAATTCAAGATATAA
- a CDS encoding mechanosensitive ion channel family protein, with translation MQEKVTDKIEKEVEKVGDVIVESSLWEKFVEFLNYKIYTFTGEDGAETGFLKVKYILLVILILMVTTYLLRWVRSLLTRKMPDDDKSKFNTVFSFARWLVYAIVFLIAIDSIGIDVTAVFAASAALLIGIGLALQTLFQDIISGVFILVDQSVHVGDIIEIEGKVGRVEEIKLRTTRAVTIDNKVLIIPNHLYLTNSLYNWTQNGSSTRESVDVGVAYGSDVELVKKLLLDAAKSSELIFKNPPPSVVFMNFGESSLDFRVAFTIEDSFNSRIPKSEVRFAIDKLFRENNISIPFPQRDIHIIQNENQKINLKHFNTKK, from the coding sequence ATGCAGGAAAAAGTAACAGATAAAATAGAAAAAGAAGTAGAGAAAGTTGGAGACGTTATTGTTGAAAGTTCTCTATGGGAAAAATTTGTTGAGTTTTTAAACTATAAAATATACACTTTTACTGGTGAAGATGGAGCAGAAACAGGCTTTTTAAAAGTAAAATATATTCTATTAGTTATATTAATTTTAATGGTGACTACCTATTTGTTACGTTGGGTAAGGTCGCTTTTAACACGTAAAATGCCAGACGATGATAAGTCTAAATTTAATACAGTGTTTTCTTTTGCAAGATGGCTCGTATATGCAATTGTTTTTTTAATAGCCATAGACTCAATTGGTATAGATGTTACAGCAGTTTTTGCAGCTTCGGCAGCACTTTTAATAGGTATTGGTTTAGCACTTCAAACATTATTTCAAGATATTATTTCAGGTGTGTTTATTTTAGTAGATCAATCGGTTCATGTTGGAGATATAATTGAGATTGAAGGTAAAGTTGGTCGTGTTGAAGAAATTAAATTAAGAACCACAAGAGCTGTAACGATAGATAATAAGGTCTTAATCATTCCAAATCACCTGTACCTCACAAATAGTTTGTATAATTGGACACAAAATGGTTCTTCTACACGAGAAAGTGTAGATGTTGGCGTAGCGTATGGAAGTGATGTAGAATTAGTAAAAAAACTACTTTTAGATGCCGCAAAATCTTCAGAATTAATATTTAAAAATCCACCACCAAGTGTTGTGTTTATGAATTTTGGAGAAAGCTCATTAGATTTTAGAGTAGCATTTACTATAGAAGATAGTTTTAATTCAAGAATACCAAAAAGCGAAGTGCGTTTTGCTATAGATAAACTTTTTAGAGAAAACAATATAAGTATACCATTTCCGCAACGGGATATACATATTATTCAAAACGAAAACCAAAAAATTAATTTAAAACATTTTAACACAAAAAAATAA